The Coprobacillus cateniformis DNA window TCTAAGCAGTTTTCTTACACAATGACCTTGAGCACAGCGATGACCCTTGCCTTGAGAAATCTTTAAATCATAATATTGTCTAAATACAGGATTATGATGAATTACAGGCAATATAATCTGATATAGGGTCTTCCTTAGATATTTAGATCCTTTCTTAGTGATAGCGGTATGTTGTGCAGTAAATTGACTGGATTCATAATGCATTGGAGCGACTCCTGCAAATTTTATAATTTGAGAAGGCTTTTTATAGTTGCTTATATCTCCTAATTCGGCTAAAATAGAAGTACTAGAGAAATGAGAAATTCCTGGTATGGATAGGATAGGAGAGTTGTTTTTCACGGAGAACTCTTCTATTTTTTTATCTGTCTCAGTAATTTGTTCACTGATGAGTTCTATTTGATTGACCAAATGCTTGATTTGAATAACTTCAGCTATAGAAGAAATACCAATAGAAGATTTAGCACATTCTTTTAACTGTTCAGGTGTTAAAGAGATGCGATTTCCTCTGCCGTTGATATCAAAGCATTTGCGAATAGTTCTGATATCAGTATCAGCGATAGCTTCAGCACTGCCAAATGTTTTAAGAAGATTCATATAGACAGTGCCATATTTAGATTTAAATAAGCTATTGAATTCAGGAAAAACGATATCAATACATTTTTGAAGACGATTGCCATAGACATTTAATTCTTCTTTTAAATTATGATGATGTCTGGTCAATTGCTTTTGTTCATAGAGATCAAAGCTATTCACTTTAGTGATGCGATACTGCTTCTTGCGTTCAGGGGTATCAAGGACATCACAGATCGTTAAAGTATCAAGCCTATCATTTTTGGTAATGCCACCTTGCAATTTACGTGTAAAATCAGTGGTTTTAGGATTGATTAAGGCGACAGTAAAATGTTTGTCCAATAGATACTTTAATAAAGCAAAATGATAATGTCCAGTATCTTCCATACCAATCAAAATTGATTTTTTAGAATAAGGTTTCAGTTTATTGACAAGGAAATCAAAACCTTCTTTATTATTAGGAAAAGAAACAGGCTTAACAAAAAGTTCACCAGTATCTTTATCCATAACACAAAAGAAGTGTTTATTCTTACCAATATCAATACCAACTAATTTCATAAAAAACATCCTAGTATAATGATTATGACTTATCCAATGAGTCATTTACATATATCTCTTTCTAGCTGATTTTGTTAAAATGGAAAAGTGAATGTGTACTTTGATTTATCCTTGTAGCCTGACTACCTAAGAAAGTCTATTGCCACAGCACTTGACCGTAATTGTGATAAGTTGGATAAGTCTTGAACTTGTATTTCACACTAGGCTCTTTGGTTTCTTGTTTGTGGTCACATCACATTGTTAGAAAGGTCGTGTTTTTATGAATTACATAGGTATTGATGTTGGTAAGTTCAATCATTGCTGTGCTGTTATGAACTCTGAAGGTGAAGTTCTTGTAGAACCATTCTTCTTTGCTAATAACAGCGATGGTTTTGATGCTCTCTTACATATCATCAAACCCTTCCAATCCTCTCGTCATATGAGCGGATTAGAATCTACTGGTCACTATGGTGATAATCTACTGCGTTTTCTGCTTGCTAACGACTTTCAAGTAGGTATCATTAATCCTATTTCTACGGATGCCAAGCGTAAACAGAAGATTCGTAAAACCAAGAATGACAAGAAAGATTCTTTAACGATATGCGCTGTTCTCCAATCCAGAGATTATACACATATGACTAAAAATAAGTTGTCCTTGCGTGAGGGTAAACAGTTGACTCGCTATCATCATGATCTCACTGCCTCTTTGAATCAAGCCAAAAACAAACTTCAAAAATGCATTGATATTGTATTTCCTGAATATAACTCTATCTTTGCAACGAAATATTCAAAAGCCTATATGGCCGTTTTAAAGGAATGTGGCTCTGCGAAAGTCATCAGAGAAACTCATCTAAAACATCTCAAGAAAATCGTCTCAGACGCCTCACACGGCAAGATCAATTCGGATTATCCTACACGTCTGAAAGAATCAGCTAAAACTTCCATCGGTGAGGATAACGCGGTCATGACTCTTGAAATCAAACAACTCATCGCCAGTATTGAACTGCTTATGGATCAACTTGATATTGTGGATAGAAAAATAGAAGAATTAGCACGCACGCTGAACTCTCCTATTTTTACGATTCCCGGCATCGGTTGGATTACCGGAATGTCGATCTTATGTGAATTAGGGCCTATTGATAACTTCAGCTCTCACACAAAAGTTATCGCTTACACCGGTTTAGATTGCGCAGTTTATCAATCAGGACAATACAATGCAGATAAGACTGCGATCACCAAGCGTGGTTCTCCTCACATAAGACTCTCACTTTACCAAGCAGCACTTCCTCTTTGTAGATTCAATGCTACTTTCAATGAGTATTATAACCGAAAACGCTCAGAAGGTAAATCCCATCGTTGCGCTCAAGGCCATGTTGTTCGTAAATTACTAAGAGTCATTTTTAAGTTGCTTACTGAAAACATGAGCTTTGATTCTGCTTTGTGTAAATAATAACGCTATATCATCATTTATTAAATGGCTACTCGTTAGTTGTTTTCAGTGTACACATATTCACTTTTCAAAGATCTTCATCTATTTCCAACAGAAAAGTCAATTTAACTATTGACATCTATATAGTTGGCTTTCTTGTTTAAAAATATGTGAAATGGTATCCACAACACTTAGACCACAAAACCTGGTAGAAAATACGAATTCAAGACTCATCTAACTCATCATTATTTAGGAATAAGGCGTGGTAAGAACCTCCTTAAAGTAGTCAAAGCCACAGGGTTAAAAATACAAATCCATGATCACATTATTCAATTTTATAGTAAAACTAAACCGTAATCAACCACGGATAAATAGGTTGGTAGAAAGGAGAAGGTATACTATAAGTGACTAATTAAATGAGTCATTTATAATATACCAGGGTTAATTGGCAAAATATTCTTGTTTACTATTTGTGTTGTATCAATGGTTTTTTATTTGACATTTAGTTTCAGTTTTAAACATGTTTTTTTATAATCATGTTACATATTATATTAATTTCTCATTTATAAATTTAAGATTGGAATAGTTTTTAACTTATTAAAATATTGAAGCTAAAGAAAATATAAAAGCCATCTATTATTTTTTTATCTAATAGGAGGAAATGATTATGAAAAAAACTTCAATATTATTAAGTGGATTTGTTTTTACAATACTAGGCATGCTGGTCATGACATCATTTGTTATATCCTTTCTTTTCTTAAGTTTTGGGAACAATCTTTCATGGGAAATGTTTTTAGGAATTGAAAATATAAAGATATTCTATTATGGCTCTTTAGTCATGTTTATTATTGGCTGTGGTTTAGTAATCGCAAATATATGTGCTGGATATCGAGAAAAAAATGCTAATAAATCTATGTAAACATTCTATATTCTAATTTTAAATAAGTACAAGAGTCTATACAAAATTAAAATCTTTATTGGGGTAGTCATACCCCATTTTACATTTATTGATGATTATAGATCATTTTTTTAATTTTTCAAAACTTTCGTATCCTTTTCATTTAAATATTATATTAACTTATGGTATTGACGATATACAAATTTTTTGAATATATGAATTAATCTATATCTCTTGAAAAGTTGATGAATTCATATTAAATATAATCAATTCTTTCTTGATTTTTTATTATTAATAAATGAAAAATTATTCACTTAACCCTAAATCAACAGTATGAATATAATGAAAACCACACTTTTTATAGAGATGTATAGCAGATAAATGACCTTGATAAACATCTAAACAAATAGCTTTCATTTTCTTTTTCTGGCTTTCATGATAAATAAGATCTATCAAATCACTACCAATTCTTAAATAAAAACTCAGGGTGAATAACAAACATGAGGAATCCATCAATCATAATCATGATGTTTTTCAAGAAAATGAGTTAATTTTTCTATTTGTAAAATTGTTTTCTTATCCATAAAATGTTCTATTTTTTCAACTTGTTCTAATTCGTCATTAGAATGGTTTAAAACGCATAAAAAACGATGAAGTATTTCATGACGATATAACAAATATCGTCCTTCATTCATCCCTTTATCAGTTAAAGTAATATCTCCATATTTCTCAAAATCAACATAACCAAACTGTTTTAATCTTTGAACAATTTTCGTTGTAGAAGATGGCTGAACATTCAAGTGACGAGAAAGATCACCGATTCTAATCTTAACTTGTTGATGATAAAGTCTATAAATCATTTCTAAATAATCTTCCATAGCAGGAGTCAACTCCTGGCTAGATGTCAGTCGATAGCCTGTAAAAGTATGAAAATCACTAGGTTCTTTGCTCATTTTTAATGTCCTTTCCTCTTTTTAATCACAAATAAAAAGAAATAACCATACATTGAATTAGGATAAAAAGTTTCCTTATCCTAAAATATGTTAAAAAGGATGATTTTATGAATTTAAATGAATTGCCTATAGGCGCAAAAGCAAAGGTCACAACGCTTACTGCAACTGACAGTATGCGTCGTCGCCTTCTTGATATTGGTCTCATTAATGGAACTGTTGTTGAATGTTTAGGACGTAGCCCTCAAGGTGATCCGTCAGCTTATTTTATACGTGGAGCAGTGATTGCTATTAGAAGTGAAGATTGTGAAGATATTGTGATTGAAAATATGATGGAGGCTGATAAGGTTGAAGGAAGATATCCAATCAAAAGAACTCAAAAATGTTGAATTAGAGATTATCAAACAATCTCCTGATGCAAAAGTTATTGCTTTAGCAGGAAATCCGAATGTTGGAAAGAGTACTGTTTTTAATAACTTAACAGGTATGAATCAGCATACTGGTAACTGGCCTGGTAAAACTGTCAGCAATGCACAAGGTTTTTGTTCTACTGCAGAACATGATTATGTGATGGTTGATATTCCTGGCACATATTCTCTTATGGCACACTCTGCTGAAGAGGAAGTTGCACGTAATTTTATTTGTTTTGGACATCCCGACTTGACTGTTGTCGTCTGTGATGCAACTTGTTTAGAAAGAAATCTTAATCTTGTTTTACAGACAATTGAAATTTCTCCAAATGTGATTGTTTGTGTCAATCTAATGGATGAAGCTATTCGTAAAAATATCCATATTAATTTACCATTACTTTCCCAAAAACTTGGTGTTCCTGTTATCAGTACTGTTGCACGTCAGAAAAAATCTTTGGATCGTTTCTTGAAATGTCTTGATGATACTATTGATACAAAAGAGCATCATGAACACATTTCAATCACATATCCTCGTCTTTTAGAAAAAGCTATCGCAATGATTCAGCCTATTTTAGAAGAAAAATTACAAGGTCAACTCAATAGTCGCTGGTTAAGTCTTAAACTCCTAGAACAAGATCCATCTTTATTAGTTGAAATAGATCATCATTTAGGAACTGATTTCTTAAAACAAGAAGAACTTATTTCAGCTATAAATATTGCTCAAGAACACTTACAAAAACATAATATTGATACAGCAACAATTAAAGACCAAATTGTCTCATCACTTGTCCATATAGCAGAAAATATATGCCAAGATGTTGTCACATATGAAGATGCCTCTTACAATCAAAAGGATCGCAAAATTGACCATATTCTGACAAGCCGTTGGACTGGCTATCCAATCATGTTAGCTCTCTTAGCTATTATATTCTGGTTAACCATGACTGGTGCCAATTATCCTTCACAAATTTTATCAGATATTCTCTTTTATATCCAAGATAGATTAACAGATTTATTTATGTATTTTCATGCTCCTGCATGGTTACATGGCGTTTTGGTTCTAGGTATTTATCGAGTTTTAGCATGGGTTGTCTCTGTTATGTTACCTCCAATGGCTATTTTCTTCCCTCTCTTTACATTACTAGAAGATGTTGGATATCTTCCCCGTATCGCCTATAATCTTGATAAACCTTTCAAATGTTGCTGTGCTTGTGGAAAACAAGCATTAACAATGTGTATGGGATTTGGATGTAATGCTGCTGGAGTCATTGGCTGTCGTATTATTGACTCTCCGCGTGAACGATTGCTTGCGATTATTACAAATAACTTTGTTCCTTGTAACGGTCGTTTCCCTACGTTGATTGCGATTATTACCATGTTCTTTGTAGGTAGTGCTGGCATCTTTTCATCAGTTTTATCGGCCCTCTTTTTGACTGGTCTCATTTTACTTGGCATCATTATGACATTTGTGGTTACAAAGTGTTTATCTAAAACTTTATTAAAAGGTGTTCCTTCTTCCTTTACTTTAGAATTACCACCTTATCGTAAACCACAGATTGGAAAAATTATTATTCGTTCACTTTTTGATCGGACATTATTTGTTTTAGGAAGAGCTATATGTGTTGCCATACCTGCTGGACTCATTATCTGGTTGATGGCTAACATTACAATTGGTGACATGAGTTTACTCAATCACTGTGCACAATTTCTAGACCCTTTTGCAAAATTATTAGGTTTGGACGGTGTTATCTTAATTGCGTTTATTCTTGGTTTACCTGCCAATGAAATTGTTGTTCCTATTATTATCATGGCCTATCTTGCTCAAGGAACAATTCTTGATATGAGCAATCTTGTTGAACTCAAAGCTTTGCTTGTGCAGAATGGCTGGACATGGATAACTGCAATTAGTACCATGTTATTTTCATTAATGCACTGGCCTTGCTCAACAACCTTAATGACAATCAAAAAAGAAACTGGTAGCTGGAAATGGTCTATCGTCTCTTTCCTTGTGCCAACTCTCATTGGTTTACTTGTCTGTTTTCTTTTTGCACAAACTGCATATTTCTTTATATAAAAAAGATATATTTTTCAATATACCTTTCGTCATTGCATTATAATCACTATTATAATGCAATTTATTTTATAAATCATCTTCCAAAGCACTTGATTTGGCATAAGCACTTGAACGTGCTTCAAAAAAGTCTGTTTTTATATCATTTGCATTGCTATAAATACTGACCCATTTCATAGATTCAGGTTCTTGCATGTAGTCTTCAAATAATGGTTCAAAGTTTAAAGCCTGTGCACGAAAGTTTCCAAGATAATGAATATAATCACTAACCATCTTCATTGTTAAACCTTCAATACGATCTCCAAGCACATATTGTCCCCATGCTATTTCTTCTTCTACACCACGTTTCATCATATCTCTATACACTTCTATCTTATCAGGTGTAAAAAGATCAGGTTCTTCCTTTTGAAGTTCTAAAATCATATTTCTAAATAACCACAGATGTGTATTTTCATCACGATTAATATAACGAATTTCTTGAGCAGAACCCGGCATTTTCCCCATTCTTCCTAAATTATAAAAGAACATGAATCCTGAATAGAAATAAATTCCTTCCAATATATAATTTGCAATAACTGTCTTCATAAAATGAAAACTATCTTTATGTTCCAGAAATGCATTATACTGTTCTCCAATAAATTCATTTCTTTTTAAAAGATGTTCATCATATTTCCATTGATATAAGATTTCATCTCGTTCTATTGGTGAACAGATGGAATCTAACATATAACTATAACTTTGTGAATGAACCGCTTC harbors:
- a CDS encoding IS110 family transposase, with the translated sequence MKLVGIDIGKNKHFFCVMDKDTGELFVKPVSFPNNKEGFDFLVNKLKPYSKKSILIGMEDTGHYHFALLKYLLDKHFTVALINPKTTDFTRKLQGGITKNDRLDTLTICDVLDTPERKKQYRITKVNSFDLYEQKQLTRHHHNLKEELNVYGNRLQKCIDIVFPEFNSLFKSKYGTVYMNLLKTFGSAEAIADTDIRTIRKCFDINGRGNRISLTPEQLKECAKSSIGISSIAEVIQIKHLVNQIELISEQITETDKKIEEFSVKNNSPILSIPGISHFSSTSILAELGDISNYKKPSQIIKFAGVAPMHYESSQFTAQHTAITKKGSKYLRKTLYQIILPVIHHNPVFRQYYDLKISQGKGHRCAQGHCVRKLLRIIYHLLSTDQKFDPELLR
- a CDS encoding IS110 family transposase, giving the protein MNYIGIDVGKFNHCCAVMNSEGEVLVEPFFFANNSDGFDALLHIIKPFQSSRHMSGLESTGHYGDNLLRFLLANDFQVGIINPISTDAKRKQKIRKTKNDKKDSLTICAVLQSRDYTHMTKNKLSLREGKQLTRYHHDLTASLNQAKNKLQKCIDIVFPEYNSIFATKYSKAYMAVLKECGSAKVIRETHLKHLKKIVSDASHGKINSDYPTRLKESAKTSIGEDNAVMTLEIKQLIASIELLMDQLDIVDRKIEELARTLNSPIFTIPGIGWITGMSILCELGPIDNFSSHTKVIAYTGLDCAVYQSGQYNADKTAITKRGSPHIRLSLYQAALPLCRFNATFNEYYNRKRSEGKSHRCAQGHVVRKLLRVIFKLLTENMSFDSALCK
- a CDS encoding metal-dependent transcriptional regulator, yielding MSKEPSDFHTFTGYRLTSSQELTPAMEDYLEMIYRLYHQQVKIRIGDLSRHLNVQPSSTTKIVQRLKQFGYVDFEKYGDITLTDKGMNEGRYLLYRHEILHRFLCVLNHSNDELEQVEKIEHFMDKKTILQIEKLTHFLEKHHDYD
- a CDS encoding FeoA family protein, translating into MNLNELPIGAKAKVTTLTATDSMRRRLLDIGLINGTVVECLGRSPQGDPSAYFIRGAVIAIRSEDCEDIVIENMMEADKVEGRYPIKRTQKC
- the feoB gene encoding ferrous iron transport protein B translates to MKEDIQSKELKNVELEIIKQSPDAKVIALAGNPNVGKSTVFNNLTGMNQHTGNWPGKTVSNAQGFCSTAEHDYVMVDIPGTYSLMAHSAEEEVARNFICFGHPDLTVVVCDATCLERNLNLVLQTIEISPNVIVCVNLMDEAIRKNIHINLPLLSQKLGVPVISTVARQKKSLDRFLKCLDDTIDTKEHHEHISITYPRLLEKAIAMIQPILEEKLQGQLNSRWLSLKLLEQDPSLLVEIDHHLGTDFLKQEELISAINIAQEHLQKHNIDTATIKDQIVSSLVHIAENICQDVVTYEDASYNQKDRKIDHILTSRWTGYPIMLALLAIIFWLTMTGANYPSQILSDILFYIQDRLTDLFMYFHAPAWLHGVLVLGIYRVLAWVVSVMLPPMAIFFPLFTLLEDVGYLPRIAYNLDKPFKCCCACGKQALTMCMGFGCNAAGVIGCRIIDSPRERLLAIITNNFVPCNGRFPTLIAIITMFFVGSAGIFSSVLSALFLTGLILLGIIMTFVVTKCLSKTLLKGVPSSFTLELPPYRKPQIGKIIIRSLFDRTLFVLGRAICVAIPAGLIIWLMANITIGDMSLLNHCAQFLDPFAKLLGLDGVILIAFILGLPANEIVVPIIIMAYLAQGTILDMSNLVELKALLVQNGWTWITAISTMLFSLMHWPCSTTLMTIKKETGSWKWSIVSFLVPTLIGLLVCFLFAQTAYFFI
- a CDS encoding ribonucleotide-diphosphate reductase subunit beta; this translates as MELKRKALFNASGDIDVRKRRMINGNTTNLNDFNNMKYNWVSDWYRQAMNNFWIPEEINLTQDIKDYRLLNEHEKTAYDKILSFLVFLDSLQTANLPNVGEYITANEINLCLTIQAFQEAVHSQSYSYMLDSICSPIERDEILYQWKYDEHLLKRNEFIGEQYNAFLEHKDSFHFMKTVIANYILEGIYFYSGFMFFYNLGRMGKMPGSAQEIRYINRDENTHLWLFRNMILELQKEEPDLFTPDKIEVYRDMMKRGVEEEIAWGQYVLGDRIEGLTMKMVSDYIHYLGNFRAQALNFEPLFEDYMQEPESMKWVSIYSNANDIKTDFFEARSSAYAKSSALEDDL